Proteins found in one Haloferax litoreum genomic segment:
- the rnz gene encoding ribonuclease Z: protein MSMRATFLGTGGAVPTTARAPSAFLVNRDGERLLFDCGEGTQRQMMRFGTGFGIGHLFVTHLHGDHILGIPGLIQTLDFNEREGPLAIHGPPGSKRHLEKLVHAGGYQPGFHVSVHEVQPGNVAYSADEYDVRAFETEHRTSSVGYVLVEDDRPGRFDREKAEELGVPVGPAFGRLHSGEDVELEDGTVVRSEQVVGDPRPGRKVVYTGDTRPLDTTVEVAEDADLLVHDATFTDEESDRAKSTAHSTAREAARVARDANVRRFALTHISARYAANPNPLLEQAREVYHGDVFVAEDGQKVDVPFPDSEV from the coding sequence ATGTCCATGCGTGCGACCTTCCTCGGGACCGGCGGGGCCGTTCCCACCACGGCGCGAGCGCCGAGCGCGTTTCTCGTGAACCGCGACGGCGAGCGCCTACTGTTCGATTGCGGGGAGGGGACCCAACGACAGATGATGCGATTCGGTACCGGGTTCGGCATCGGCCACCTGTTCGTCACGCACCTCCACGGTGACCACATCCTCGGCATCCCCGGCCTGATTCAGACGCTCGACTTCAACGAACGCGAGGGGCCCCTCGCAATCCACGGCCCGCCGGGGAGTAAGCGTCACCTCGAAAAACTCGTCCACGCCGGGGGCTACCAACCCGGGTTCCACGTCTCGGTCCACGAAGTCCAACCGGGGAACGTCGCCTACAGCGCCGACGAGTACGACGTCCGCGCCTTCGAGACCGAACACCGGACCTCCTCGGTCGGGTACGTCCTCGTCGAAGACGACCGACCCGGCCGATTCGACCGGGAGAAAGCCGAGGAACTGGGCGTCCCCGTCGGCCCCGCGTTCGGCCGCCTCCACAGCGGCGAAGACGTGGAACTCGAAGACGGGACCGTCGTCCGCTCCGAACAGGTCGTCGGCGACCCCCGACCCGGTCGAAAAGTCGTCTACACGGGTGACACGCGCCCGCTCGATACGACCGTCGAAGTCGCCGAAGACGCCGACTTGCTCGTCCACGACGCGACGTTCACCGACGAGGAATCCGACCGCGCGAAGTCCACCGCACACTCAACTGCCCGCGAAGCGGCACGCGTCGCCCGCGACGCCAACGTCCGTCGGTTCGCACTGACCCACATCTCGGCACGCTACGCCGCGAACCCGAACCCGCTCCTCGAACAGGCCCGAGAGGTCTACCACGGCGACGTGTTCGTCGCCGAAGACGGACAGAAAGTGGACGTTCCGTTCCCAGACAGTGAAGTCTGA
- a CDS encoding PHP domain-containing protein — translation MNTSEGVADLHLHTTASDGTCSVEERIRQSQELALEAIAITDHDTIADYFSQRVSNQNNLELITGVEVRADVLDTKVELLGYYVDPLDENLLNLLEKVRSYRRDRNRKIIDQLQMVSNLDRSYDEVRTNVKGILGRPHIANVLIDAGIVDSVGMAFEIYLGSDGEAFVPMKRVPAEEVIETIQDAGGVVSFAHPGRVRTDSIETILEELVADGLDAIEVPYPYDEAPSEGYADVTSEDASEFAEKYNLLTTGGSDCHGPNSGKYRIGEVRITSTQLEALRKRANEHRQL, via the coding sequence ATGAACACCAGCGAAGGTGTGGCTGATTTACACTTACATACGACAGCCTCAGATGGGACATGCTCTGTTGAGGAGCGTATCCGACAGTCTCAAGAACTTGCTCTCGAAGCGATTGCGATCACTGACCACGATACAATAGCAGACTATTTTAGTCAGCGAGTATCCAACCAAAATAATCTTGAACTCATTACAGGCGTCGAAGTTCGAGCTGACGTTCTAGATACAAAAGTCGAACTTTTAGGGTACTACGTTGATCCTTTAGATGAAAATCTTCTCAACCTTCTTGAAAAAGTTCGCTCATACCGCCGTGATCGCAATCGCAAGATAATAGACCAACTCCAAATGGTATCTAATCTTGACCGCTCGTATGACGAGGTTCGAACTAATGTCAAAGGCATCCTCGGCCGACCGCATATCGCGAACGTTTTGATCGACGCAGGTATTGTTGATTCCGTCGGTATGGCGTTTGAAATCTATCTCGGAAGTGATGGGGAAGCTTTTGTACCAATGAAACGAGTCCCTGCAGAAGAGGTTATTGAGACTATACAGGATGCTGGCGGTGTCGTCTCCTTTGCTCACCCCGGACGGGTTCGAACTGATAGTATCGAGACGATTCTCGAAGAACTCGTCGCCGACGGACTCGATGCTATCGAGGTACCATACCCATATGATGAGGCGCCAAGTGAGGGCTATGCCGACGTCACCTCAGAAGATGCTTCTGAATTTGCAGAGAAATATAATCTACTGACGACTGGCGGATCGGATTGTCACGGGCCTAACTCGGGTAAGTATCGAATCGGGGAAGTGCGGATTACGTCCACGCAATTAGAAGCACTCCGAAAGCGTGCCAACGAACATCGCCAATTATAA
- a CDS encoding GNAT family N-acetyltransferase, which produces MTVRVATEEDIDAIRHVAKASWETDYPEVLTRETIEEGFNDWYAREQIADALFPARSLVLVAERDDVVVGFAHATWSSDESEGYILRLYVHPDYRRQNVGHELLNHTRSELASEGVERINAMVLAENDPGNTFYQQFGFEYVDESQTTIGGTSYRENRYVLE; this is translated from the coding sequence ATGACAGTTCGTGTGGCGACCGAGGAGGATATCGACGCGATTCGACACGTCGCGAAAGCGTCCTGGGAGACAGATTACCCGGAGGTTTTGACACGTGAAACTATCGAGGAAGGATTCAACGACTGGTACGCACGTGAGCAGATTGCAGATGCGCTCTTTCCGGCCCGGTCACTCGTCCTCGTCGCCGAACGCGACGACGTAGTCGTCGGGTTCGCCCACGCGACGTGGAGCAGCGACGAGAGTGAGGGCTACATCCTTCGCCTCTACGTCCATCCCGACTACCGCCGCCAGAACGTCGGCCACGAGTTGCTCAATCACACCCGTTCCGAACTCGCAAGTGAGGGTGTCGAACGAATCAACGCGATGGTTCTCGCCGAGAACGACCCGGGAAACACCTTCTACCAACAGTTCGGGTTCGAGTACGTCGACGAGAGTCAGACGACTATCGGGGGCACCTCGTATCGGGAAAATCGGTACGTGCTGGAGTAG
- a CDS encoding AAA family ATPase, translating to MDAPLWTETHAPTLDDLPQQEVRERLRRAVDEPMNLVVQGPPGVGKTAAVRALAEEAHADPENDLIELNVADFFNRTKKQIRQDPRFEQFLDGRSRMAKRDMINRVLKESASYAPMSGEYKTIVLDNAEAIREDFQQALRRVMEQHHRTTQFVITTRQPSKLIPPIRSRCFPVPMPAPDDDALEALVADILDAEGVDYDAGGLQFLADASAGNIRKAILSAQRTAIEADEVTMSTVHAALGDVGFDDELKTLLINARDGDIKDARKTITTLLDDEGYEGQELLRDILRVADATPERFADGELARLHEIAGQVDLDLSVGIDDRLHVTHLLTSWGADVRGEA from the coding sequence ATGGACGCGCCGCTGTGGACCGAGACGCACGCGCCGACACTCGACGACCTCCCACAGCAGGAGGTTCGCGAGCGCCTTCGCCGCGCCGTTGACGAACCGATGAACCTCGTGGTGCAGGGCCCCCCGGGCGTCGGCAAGACTGCCGCGGTCCGCGCCCTCGCCGAAGAAGCACACGCCGACCCGGAGAACGACCTCATCGAACTCAACGTCGCGGACTTCTTCAACCGGACGAAAAAGCAGATTCGGCAAGACCCGCGCTTCGAACAGTTCCTCGACGGACGGAGTCGCATGGCCAAACGCGACATGATAAACCGCGTGCTCAAGGAGTCGGCCAGTTACGCCCCCATGTCGGGCGAGTACAAGACCATCGTCCTCGACAACGCCGAGGCCATCCGCGAAGACTTCCAGCAGGCGCTTCGCCGCGTGATGGAACAACACCACCGGACGACGCAGTTCGTCATCACCACGCGACAACCCTCGAAACTCATCCCACCGATTCGCTCGCGGTGTTTCCCCGTTCCGATGCCCGCGCCGGACGACGACGCCCTCGAAGCACTCGTCGCGGACATCCTCGACGCTGAGGGCGTCGACTACGACGCCGGCGGCCTCCAGTTCCTCGCCGACGCGTCCGCCGGAAACATCCGGAAGGCAATCCTCTCCGCCCAGCGGACGGCCATCGAGGCGGACGAAGTCACCATGTCTACGGTCCACGCCGCCCTCGGCGACGTCGGCTTCGACGACGAACTGAAGACGCTCCTCATCAACGCCCGCGACGGCGACATCAAAGACGCCCGCAAGACGATTACGACGCTCCTCGACGACGAGGGCTACGAGGGACAGGAACTCCTTCGCGACATCCTCCGCGTCGCCGACGCCACCCCGGAACGCTTCGCCGACGGCGAACTCGCACGTCTCCACGAAATCGCCGGACAGGTCGACTTGGACCTCTCGGTCGGTATCGACGACCGCTTGCACGTCACCCACCTCCTCACGAGTTGGGGTGCCGACGTCAGAGGCGAGGCCTGA
- the sat gene encoding sulfate adenylyltransferase, which translates to MIRPHGNGLVDRTVEQDRGEDLWDDIDGSTTVTLDKNLLFDFVNIAHGVYSPLRGFMSHNDFLKVVNDLTLESGVVWPLPVVLDIGTDLANEIKPGDRIGIRRPDGTPLGVMDTDSVYRYDKTSVCESLFGTTDQEHPGVRTIQNKDPFFVGGPIKAFSDAIPRNGTHDITPKEARVLFNKRGFDTVVGFQTRNAPHRAHEYLQKSALEHVDGLFIQPKIGEKKPGDYTNEVIIQGYESLIENYYPTESVVLSMFKSRMMYAGPREAIFDSIVRKNYGCTHFIIGRDHAGVGNYYDDFAAQELFDAIGNIGIKPLYYHYAFYCTKCDGIVSEKVCPHDSDHHMEPSGTKLREMLSEGTQPPSELMRPEVAEKVLSLNKILVEE; encoded by the coding sequence ATGATTCGACCACATGGAAATGGCCTCGTCGATAGAACCGTTGAGCAGGATCGGGGGGAGGATCTCTGGGATGATATTGACGGATCTACTACGGTAACGCTCGACAAAAATCTCCTTTTCGACTTCGTCAATATCGCCCACGGCGTGTACAGCCCCCTACGTGGTTTTATGTCGCACAATGATTTCTTGAAGGTCGTAAACGATCTGACGCTCGAAAGTGGTGTGGTATGGCCACTACCTGTGGTTCTCGATATTGGAACTGACTTAGCCAATGAGATAAAGCCGGGTGACAGGATAGGTATCCGCCGTCCAGATGGTACGCCACTGGGTGTGATGGATACTGACAGCGTCTACAGGTACGACAAGACGTCTGTCTGTGAAAGTCTGTTCGGCACAACCGACCAAGAACACCCGGGCGTGCGCACGATTCAGAATAAAGATCCGTTCTTTGTAGGTGGCCCTATCAAGGCATTCTCAGACGCTATCCCACGGAACGGTACGCATGACATCACCCCGAAAGAAGCTCGTGTCCTTTTCAATAAACGTGGGTTTGATACTGTCGTCGGGTTCCAAACCAGAAACGCCCCTCATCGTGCACATGAATACCTGCAAAAATCCGCACTCGAACATGTTGATGGGTTATTTATCCAACCGAAAATAGGTGAAAAGAAACCGGGCGACTACACTAACGAAGTGATTATTCAAGGGTATGAATCACTGATCGAGAACTACTATCCTACAGAATCTGTCGTCCTCTCAATGTTCAAATCCAGAATGATGTATGCTGGTCCACGCGAGGCGATCTTTGACTCTATCGTGCGGAAAAACTACGGATGTACCCATTTCATCATTGGACGTGATCATGCCGGAGTCGGTAACTACTATGATGATTTTGCAGCCCAGGAATTATTCGATGCAATAGGTAACATCGGAATCAAACCCCTCTATTACCACTACGCGTTCTACTGTACGAAATGTGACGGTATCGTTTCTGAGAAGGTTTGTCCTCATGACAGTGACCATCACATGGAGCCTAGTGGGACAAAACTGCGAGAAATGCTTTCAGAAGGGACCCAGCCTCCATCGGAGCTTATGCGTCCAGAAGTTGCCGAAAAGGTATTGAGCCTCAACAAAATACTAGTTGAAGAATAA
- a CDS encoding protein sorting system archaetidylserine decarboxylase — protein MQFAPGYRRFAVPAFLGAAVAAFVFPPAGAVLLAVGAFVLWFFRDPERFPPDAPGVVSPADGHVSVVRVEDGRVRVGVFMNVTDVHVNRAPVAGTVADVTHRPGAHKPAFSKDSDKNERVDIVVESDDGEYEVSQIAGAFARRIHPYVAPGDELARGDKIGHIDFGSRADVLLPPEYGSEDVVVEKGQSVRAGETVLARRESP, from the coding sequence ATGCAGTTCGCCCCCGGCTATCGACGGTTCGCCGTGCCCGCATTTCTGGGCGCGGCAGTCGCCGCGTTCGTCTTCCCGCCAGCGGGTGCCGTCCTCCTCGCTGTCGGCGCGTTCGTCCTGTGGTTCTTCCGCGACCCGGAACGCTTTCCGCCGGACGCGCCCGGTGTCGTCTCGCCCGCCGACGGCCACGTCTCTGTCGTCCGCGTCGAAGACGGGCGTGTCCGCGTCGGCGTGTTCATGAACGTCACCGACGTGCACGTCAACCGTGCCCCCGTCGCGGGGACAGTCGCGGACGTGACCCACCGTCCCGGCGCGCACAAACCCGCGTTCTCGAAGGATTCGGACAAGAACGAGCGCGTCGATATCGTCGTCGAATCGGACGACGGCGAGTACGAAGTGTCCCAGATTGCGGGTGCGTTCGCCCGGCGAATCCACCCGTACGTCGCTCCCGGTGACGAACTGGCACGCGGCGACAAGATTGGCCATATCGACTTCGGTTCTCGGGCGGACGTGCTCCTGCCGCCGGAGTACGGGTCAGAGGACGTCGTCGTCGAGAAGGGGCAGTCGGTGCGGGCGGGCGAGACGGTGTTGGCGCGGCGAGAGTCTCCCTGA
- a CDS encoding sulfotransferase domain-containing protein produces the protein MTDDRLPNFLHIGAQKAGSTWIHFALKEHPEIFMPDNDNVGFFDTYYHRGDNWYQKQFDEYDGEKVIGEESPGYIKHPLAPQRAADLIPDAKIVLCVRNPMDRAYSQWWHAQKNWTNTPFEYTMNYHAANSAIIVPGFYDYHISRWEEYYPSDQIKIVFFDDFTSDNKSFIQDIYGFLDVDDKYSPSIVGKRIKAGEDLNEPGALYRSRRRIRNSISEHSPDIIRDNILRPMYNRFAGTVFDGYQKLITPIGRSGYQEGMDPETRQELEKIYYESIKNLEERTGRNLDHWFEYAV, from the coding sequence ATGACAGACGATAGACTCCCCAACTTTCTCCATATCGGGGCACAGAAGGCTGGATCAACCTGGATACATTTTGCTCTGAAAGAACATCCAGAGATCTTCATGCCAGATAATGATAATGTTGGCTTCTTCGATACCTATTACCACCGGGGTGACAATTGGTATCAAAAACAGTTCGATGAGTACGACGGAGAAAAAGTAATAGGAGAGGAATCACCGGGATATATCAAGCACCCTTTGGCTCCTCAACGAGCTGCAGATTTGATTCCAGACGCCAAGATCGTATTATGTGTTCGGAATCCAATGGATCGTGCGTACTCTCAATGGTGGCACGCGCAGAAAAATTGGACAAACACTCCTTTTGAATATACCATGAATTATCATGCGGCAAATAGTGCAATCATAGTACCTGGGTTTTATGATTATCACATTTCTCGATGGGAAGAATACTATCCATCTGATCAGATAAAAATCGTTTTCTTCGACGATTTTACCTCAGATAACAAATCATTTATTCAGGATATTTACGGATTCCTTGACGTAGACGACAAGTATTCTCCCTCTATCGTTGGGAAAAGAATCAAAGCGGGTGAAGACCTCAACGAGCCAGGTGCCTTGTATCGTTCTCGTAGGCGTATCCGTAACAGCATTTCTGAACATAGCCCAGACATAATCAGGGACAACATTTTACGCCCAATGTATAACAGATTTGCCGGTACTGTGTTTGATGGCTATCAAAAACTAATCACCCCGATCGGTAGATCAGGTTACCAAGAGGGAATGGATCCTGAAACACGTCAGGAGTTAGAAAAGATATATTACGAATCTATAAAGAATCTAGAAGAACGGACGGGGAGAAACCTCGACCACTGGTTTGAATATGCGGTATAG
- a CDS encoding prohibitin family protein, protein MSADIPDPPSVTPRSLTRIVLIAGIALLLVAAPVAGLLAWEPVEEGNVKVVKKWGATTGTVFDPGAHLVNPVSQSTVSLSVRPQSYTMSSSTSEGERQGDDAITVLTQDGLRTDIDVTVRYRVDAAQAVKFYQNYRTVESAEERLIRPSIRSVLRTEAGRLPVTVIYTGEGQTQLKAAAERELGAEFEEAGLILEAVQIRNVELPAEYAQAVEQKEITEQRRQQKQDELAVEELEAERKRIEAQGEADANRIVSESLSDEVLAQKYIEKLDETDTVYIPVGGDGYPQFVRSLDSDGSASTSSSSSSSSSSTESANRSQTTTSSA, encoded by the coding sequence GTGAGTGCTGATATCCCCGACCCGCCGTCGGTGACCCCCCGGTCGCTGACGCGAATCGTCCTCATTGCTGGCATTGCCCTCCTCCTCGTCGCTGCCCCCGTTGCGGGCCTCCTCGCGTGGGAACCCGTCGAAGAGGGGAACGTGAAGGTAGTCAAGAAGTGGGGGGCGACGACCGGAACCGTGTTCGACCCCGGCGCGCACCTCGTCAACCCCGTCTCGCAGTCCACCGTCTCCCTCTCGGTTCGCCCGCAGTCGTACACCATGTCCTCGTCCACCAGCGAAGGTGAACGACAGGGTGACGACGCCATCACCGTCCTCACACAGGACGGCCTTCGAACCGACATCGACGTGACGGTCCGCTACCGTGTCGACGCCGCGCAAGCGGTCAAGTTCTACCAGAACTACCGGACGGTCGAATCTGCCGAAGAGCGTCTCATCCGGCCGTCGATTCGGTCTGTCCTCCGCACTGAAGCAGGCCGTCTCCCGGTCACCGTCATCTACACTGGCGAGGGCCAGACACAACTGAAGGCCGCCGCCGAACGAGAACTCGGTGCGGAGTTCGAAGAGGCCGGCCTCATCCTCGAAGCGGTCCAGATTCGTAACGTCGAACTCCCCGCCGAGTACGCGCAGGCCGTCGAACAGAAGGAAATCACGGAACAGCGTCGCCAACAGAAGCAAGACGAACTGGCCGTCGAAGAACTCGAAGCAGAGCGCAAACGAATCGAGGCGCAGGGTGAAGCGGACGCGAATCGCATCGTCTCGGAGTCGCTGTCCGACGAGGTGCTCGCCCAGAAGTACATCGAGAAGTTAGACGAGACTGACACGGTGTACATCCCGGTCGGTGGGGACGGCTACCCGCAGTTCGTGCGGTCGCTCGACAGTGACGGGTCGGCCTCGACATCGTCTTCGTCCTCTTCGTCCTCGTCTTCCACCGAGTCGGCGAACAGGTCGCAGACGACCACCAGTTCGGCCTGA
- a CDS encoding PhzF family phenazine biosynthesis protein produces the protein MPTNAFHIVDVFATATYAGNQLAVFEDAHSLTDDQMAALAKEMNYSETTFIEGGNPDDGFDVRIFTPGGEIPFAGHPTLGTAAVLREHFDAGDEVTLNLGVGPIPVEVRHENDDDVYWMTQNTPEFGDELDHETLAEVLSLDASDLDTDWPVQVVSTGLPAVMIPVRNRDALARIEVGLPAYRAFYDDVGVENLFPFCPDPRDEANDFAARMFAPGHGVPEDPATGSANGCFAGYLARHQYFGDREIEVTVEQGYEMGRPSHLSLEAEDEGDKIAVRVGGCVEFVAEGNLV, from the coding sequence GTGCCAACCAACGCCTTCCACATCGTGGACGTGTTCGCGACGGCGACGTACGCTGGGAACCAGCTCGCCGTCTTCGAAGACGCCCATTCGCTCACAGACGACCAGATGGCCGCGCTCGCAAAGGAGATGAACTACTCCGAGACGACGTTCATCGAAGGCGGCAACCCGGACGACGGCTTCGACGTTCGCATCTTCACACCCGGCGGAGAGATTCCGTTCGCCGGCCACCCGACGCTGGGAACCGCCGCGGTCCTGCGTGAACACTTCGACGCCGGGGACGAGGTGACGCTGAACCTCGGCGTCGGTCCGATACCGGTCGAAGTCCGCCACGAGAACGACGACGACGTGTACTGGATGACGCAGAACACCCCCGAATTCGGCGACGAACTCGACCACGAGACGCTCGCTGAGGTCCTCTCACTCGACGCGTCCGACCTCGACACCGACTGGCCGGTGCAGGTCGTCTCGACTGGCCTGCCCGCGGTGATGATTCCGGTCCGCAACCGCGACGCACTCGCTCGAATCGAAGTCGGCCTGCCCGCGTACAGAGCGTTCTACGACGACGTGGGCGTGGAGAACCTCTTTCCCTTCTGCCCGGACCCGCGCGACGAGGCTAACGACTTCGCGGCGCGGATGTTCGCTCCGGGACACGGCGTCCCCGAGGACCCTGCGACGGGGAGCGCGAATGGGTGTTTCGCGGGGTACCTCGCTCGGCATCAGTACTTCGGTGACCGAGAAATCGAGGTGACCGTCGAACAGGGGTACGAGATGGGTCGTCCCTCGCACCTCTCCCTCGAAGCGGAAGACGAGGGCGACAAGATAGCCGTCCGTGTCGGTGGATGCGTCGAGTTCGTCGCGGAAGGGAATCTCGTCTGA
- a CDS encoding DUF460 domain-containing protein, with amino-acid sequence MNDRTSALDSVVFGVDIQSGDVRGDAPSYALVVLDTRDTESDEVRIERDVVSFRKLRRLIERDEPAIVATDNMYELATDKDDLVRFLRWLPHETRLVQVTGAERPEPLSRVASRHGVPYGKEPMKEAEAAARLALANVGYEVAAFENTTTVKVSRGRSTGKGGWSQDRYTRRIHGSVKQQSREVEAALKEANLDFEHDVTEKYGGYSQALFTVEGRPQDIPVSSRRSGDTRIEIERERRDGIEFEPLVKRRDRVIVGIDPGTTTAVAVVGLSGRVLDVHSTRTADTAAIIEWLIERGRPSLVAADVNPMPETVEKFRRSFDAAGWAPPSDIPVDEKLHRTREANYENDHERDALAAALFAFDAHEDQFERISRKVPADVDREEVISRVLTSEESVEAVLRGMNDDGGDTGTDDTDDTPEQPEISPEERQIRDLKSRVNRLESHVEDLNETIDEKNEIIEEYKKELSDARREERREARERREVNRLERENGRLEREIDSLEAENEELAEKLDRLKSLWKLDHSNFADVNTDGNLVPVKIVEQFTNGALDHTVEEYGIASGDVVYLRDASGAGRTTAERLAEFDPRVVLRSGNLSDAADKVLYEAEIPVAPADGTTIQEIDELAVARESEIQAAIDDWETRVEERRKEDRKSMVDQIISEHRAEKR; translated from the coding sequence GTGAACGACCGGACGAGTGCGCTCGACTCGGTCGTCTTCGGCGTTGACATCCAGAGCGGTGACGTGCGCGGCGACGCCCCGTCGTACGCCCTCGTCGTGTTGGATACCCGAGACACCGAGTCAGACGAGGTCCGAATCGAACGAGACGTCGTCTCCTTCCGCAAGTTACGTCGCCTCATCGAGCGCGACGAACCAGCCATCGTCGCGACGGACAACATGTACGAACTCGCGACGGACAAAGACGATCTCGTTCGCTTCCTGCGATGGCTCCCCCACGAGACCAGACTCGTACAGGTCACGGGGGCCGAACGGCCCGAGCCACTCTCCCGAGTGGCGTCGCGGCACGGCGTCCCCTACGGGAAAGAGCCGATGAAAGAAGCCGAAGCGGCGGCCAGACTCGCCCTCGCGAACGTGGGCTACGAAGTCGCCGCCTTCGAGAACACGACCACAGTGAAGGTCTCCCGCGGTCGGTCGACTGGCAAAGGTGGCTGGAGCCAAGACCGCTACACGCGACGGATTCACGGGTCTGTCAAACAACAGTCTCGCGAAGTCGAGGCGGCACTCAAGGAGGCGAACCTCGACTTCGAACACGACGTGACCGAGAAGTACGGCGGGTACTCACAGGCATTGTTCACGGTCGAAGGCCGGCCACAGGATATCCCCGTCTCCTCGCGTCGCTCCGGTGACACCCGCATCGAAATCGAACGTGAGCGTCGCGACGGTATCGAGTTCGAACCACTCGTCAAACGGCGTGACCGCGTCATCGTCGGCATCGACCCCGGAACGACCACCGCCGTCGCCGTCGTCGGACTGAGTGGCCGCGTCCTCGACGTCCATTCCACCCGAACCGCCGACACCGCCGCCATCATCGAATGGCTCATCGAACGCGGCCGACCGAGTCTCGTCGCGGCCGACGTGAATCCGATGCCCGAAACCGTAGAAAAATTCCGCCGGAGTTTCGACGCCGCCGGGTGGGCCCCACCGAGCGACATCCCGGTGGACGAAAAACTCCACCGCACCCGTGAGGCGAACTACGAGAACGACCACGAACGCGACGCCCTCGCGGCCGCACTGTTCGCCTTCGACGCCCACGAAGACCAGTTCGAACGCATCTCGCGGAAGGTGCCTGCCGATGTGGACCGCGAAGAGGTCATCTCGCGCGTCCTCACGAGCGAGGAGTCCGTCGAGGCCGTCCTCCGCGGGATGAACGACGACGGGGGAGACACGGGCACCGACGACACCGACGACACCCCCGAACAACCTGAAATATCCCCCGAAGAACGGCAGATTCGCGACCTGAAGTCGCGCGTGAATCGTCTCGAATCTCACGTCGAAGACCTCAATGAGACCATCGACGAGAAGAACGAAATCATCGAGGAGTACAAGAAAGAACTCTCAGACGCCCGCCGCGAAGAGCGCCGTGAGGCCCGCGAACGCCGTGAGGTGAACCGCCTCGAACGCGAAAACGGGAGACTCGAACGAGAAATCGACTCGCTCGAAGCCGAGAACGAAGAACTCGCAGAGAAACTCGACCGCCTCAAATCGCTGTGGAAACTCGACCACTCGAACTTCGCGGACGTGAACACCGATGGTAACCTCGTGCCGGTGAAAATCGTCGAACAGTTCACCAACGGGGCGCTGGACCACACCGTCGAAGAGTACGGTATCGCCAGCGGCGACGTGGTCTACCTCCGCGACGCCAGCGGGGCGGGCCGGACGACGGCCGAACGACTCGCCGAGTTCGACCCTCGCGTCGTCCTCCGGTCTGGAAACCTCTCGGACGCCGCAGACAAAGTGCTCTACGAGGCAGAGATTCCGGTCGCACCCGCCGACGGCACGACGATTCAAGAGATAGACGAACTCGCCGTCGCCCGCGAGTCAGAGATACAGGCGGCTATCGACGACTGGGAGACCCGCGTCGAAGAACGCCGGAAGGAAGACAGAAAGTCGATGGTAGACCAGATTATCTCCGAACACCGGGCAGAAAAGCGGTGA
- the cysC gene encoding adenylyl-sulfate kinase, with amino-acid sequence MFTLWFMGRPASGKSTLASRIEDRLIERGLSIENLDGDDIRKNLHPDLGFSREDRRTNNRRTAYIAKLLNRSGIPVSVGMITPFRDSQEQARDIVEDEGEFILIYVKCSVDAAEERDPKGLYEKAREGKIEKFTGINHPFQEPLNPEIVVDTEEHSTDEAVEHIMTQLEEMGILDERLDDEYSFPITHKEEQRVIERLNKLGYLDE; translated from the coding sequence ATGTTCACGCTCTGGTTTATGGGCCGGCCGGCCTCCGGGAAGTCCACACTCGCAAGTCGCATAGAGGACAGGCTAATTGAGAGAGGTCTCTCAATAGAGAACTTAGACGGTGACGATATCCGTAAGAACCTTCATCCTGATCTCGGATTCTCCCGTGAGGATCGGCGGACGAACAACCGTCGTACTGCATACATTGCGAAGTTACTCAACCGAAGCGGGATTCCTGTTAGTGTTGGTATGATTACACCCTTCCGAGACTCCCAAGAACAAGCTAGAGACATTGTCGAAGATGAAGGCGAATTCATCCTCATTTATGTCAAATGCTCAGTGGATGCTGCTGAAGAACGGGATCCGAAAGGGCTCTACGAAAAAGCTCGGGAGGGTAAAATTGAAAAGTTCACTGGCATCAACCATCCCTTCCAAGAGCCGCTGAATCCAGAAATTGTGGTTGACACTGAAGAACACTCCACCGACGAAGCAGTTGAACACATCATGACTCAACTGGAGGAGATGGGTATATTGGATGAGCGCCTCGATGACGAATATAGTTTCCCGATCACTCACAAAGAAGAACAAAGAGTAATTGAACGTCTCAACAAGCTCGGATATTTGGACGAATAA